DNA sequence from the Deltaproteobacteria bacterium genome:
CGCTGGGAATCCCCAAAGCAAATCTTAGCACTGGGAGGGTGGCACTGTTGATATCTACTTGCTCACCCAAAGCATAGATCGAAAAAATATCTTTCAAACCGATCCGATTGCCTTTTTCTTTTCCTCCTTCCCCTGGCCAGGTTCCTTTTTTCCCGTAAAACAATTCCGGGGTCACACCCCGCACGAGGAGAAGTTCTTCTATGGAATCCAGGTTGCCGTTTTTGCATTCATAGGGTTCTGGGAGGGACTGATAATAGTCGTTTTCAGCTCCGTTGAGGCGGTATAAATCATCGGGGTCCCGCCAATCCAAAAGGGAATCGACCACAATGTCCCCGGCTTCCCCTTCTACCCCCAAGTTGGTAATGATCTTGCGCAGCAACATTCCGGAAACCAGGTTGATATTGATCTTGCCGGCTTCCCCCCTGACCCGGACTTCACAGACTCCCAGATCGAAGGTCAAGGGATAGCCCCGGCCATCTGTTACCCAGTCCTTTTTTTCAGGTGGGAAGTCTTTCGACTTCAGGATTCTTCTTTTATTTTGCACGCGGGGATCATGTTTATACACCAACTCGGCAATGGCCCGTTCCACTCCCCCCTCGGCCAGGGCATAGAGTTGGAGTTCTTCCTGAAAATTTTTAACAATTTTGACCTCGGTCCGCATGGCATAACTGAATTCAAAGGCGATTACGGAAAGGATGGCAATAATCCAGAGAACCATAATTAGGGCTACGCCTTTTTCGTTTAAATTCGGTAGAAAAATCCTCTTTTCCCCCAATGCCCATTCCGCAATTCGCAATTTATGATCTCTCTCCATCTCTTATTTTTTCGTCCTCTATCCCGCCGGCCTTGACGGAATAATCCTTCGCATTGGACCCGTTCTCATTTCTTCGTAGCGGTGGGAGGGAAGGGAGGCCAAAAGGGTAAAGGAAGTCCCTTCCTCTGCTTTCTCACCTTTCTTGGAAACAAGGGTTATCCGTATGGCTCTGGGTAGCTCCCTTTTTTCTTGGGCATTCCATTCCTCTACCCATTCCGCCGCCTGGTTTTTCTGCGGGTCTTCCTCCCGATAATATTCGAAGCGCACCTCCGCCAGGTGTTCAATCAAGGGAACTCCTGATTCTTCCTTGGGGCTCTCACTCATAAAATCTCGGTTGAGAACTCTTTGCTCATAAAGAACCAGCGCTCCATTTTCTTTTCCATTTTTTTGGAAATCGTAGATGGCATAAACAAACCCTTGAGGTTGGCTGAACTTGAGCGGCAGGGCGGATACAAATTTAACGGAGCGGGCCTTTCCTTCAAAAGCCAGATAATCGCCTTCCGCCTTGCGCGTCTTGATTTTATAAGGAACGATGGATTTGATCTGGCGGGAGATCAACTGGGAAATGATACGTACTTGCTGATAATCCTCTTTAAGGTTTTCCCCTTTTTCCCAGGCAGAAAGACCCAGTCGGAAGACGCCGAAAATCATCAAGAGGATAAATCCGAGGATCGTCAAGGTGATCATAACCTCAACCAGGGTAAATCCCCAGGCTTTTGCTTCGCAGGAGGAAACTTCAAATCTTGGCTTCATGATCGGGTAATTTCATCACCTTCAACAATTCAATGACTGCGGATCTTTCTTGGGATCCGGACTTCCAAAATACGTTCATCTTAATGCGGTACAACTCTATGGGAAGTTTAAAATCTGCAGCTTCCTCTAAAGGAAGAACGTCTACTTTTTTCACTTCTAACTGCCAGCGAAAATTTTTATCAAACTCCCCTTCCTCTATTCCTTCGGTCACTTGGCGGGCCAAGGCGAGATCTTCCATTTTCAGGCGGGCATAACCAATGGCCTGGGTATATTCTCCCGAGGTTCTTCCCAGACGAAGTCCTCCGGAAAAGAGCTCGATGATCACGATCAAGCCCACCCCCAAGATGGCCAAGGCCACCACGACTTCAATCAGGGTAAAACCTCGATCACTCATCCTTGGCATCCGTTAGGCCCCCCCGACCGCTACCATTCCCGTAAGGAAATTTACTTTGATCCGATATCCTTTATGGTCCTGGCGGTCCAGCAGAAGGGACCCGCCGTTCGATCCTCCGTTGGGGTAAAATTCAATCGTGGGAAAATCCGCAGATTGCTGAGAGGCTGGAATATTCAATTCTTTCATCTGGATCCCTTCAGGAAGGATAAATTTCTTTATCGGTGCCAGCTCTTCCCGTTTTTCTTTCTCGCCTTCTGGCCCATTTATATCGATCGCTTGGATCCGCACTTCCCGTAAATCCGGGTTGAAGAGAACTTGCTGGGTTTGGCCTGTTTGTACGGCTTCGCTCCGATAATAGCGCAAAATTGCAGAAATTTTCTTGACGGTCGCTCGTAATTCAACGGTCTTGGCAATTCGGGAAAGAGAAGGGGCTACCAGGGAAATAGAGAGGCTGATGAGGACCAGGACAACCACCATCTCGATCAGCGTGAAACCTCTACTTTTCATGAGCCGATGTCCTTCCAACTGACCACATCTTCGTTTTCCCCCTCCCCTCCTGGGGCGCCATCGAGTCCATAAGCCATGAGATCGTAATCCCCATGCTCCCCCGGTGACTTATATATATAAGGCCTTTTCCAGGGGTCATTGGGAATTTCTTTGGGCAGGTAGGGGCCTTTCCAATTTTCCATTCCCGAGGGTTTTTCCCGGAGGGCCTTCAAACCTTCCTCGGTAGTCGGGTATCTTCCTACGTCCAGGCGGAGGACATCAAAGGCGGTTCCGAAGAGCTCAATCTGGGTTTTGGCTGCCTTTTGTTTGGCCTCGCTGACTTTCCCAAAAAATTTAGGAGCCACGAAGGCTGCCATCAAACCAAGGATGATGATGACAATTAATAATTCCATCAGAGTAAACCCTTGTGGTCTTCGTCCTTTCCTTCCCTTCATACTGCCCCCTTTGGGTTTTTTTTAATAATTAAAAAGGAATTTCGTTGATGCTAAAGATCGCCAGGAGCATGGAGATAACAATGAATCCCACGACTCCCCCCATGACCAAGATGAGCAAGGGTTCCAGGAGCGAGACCAACCGTTTGACCGTAGTCTGAACATTCTCCTCGTAGGTCTCAGCTACTTTGTTCAGCATCTCTTCGATGCGCCCCGTCTCCTCCCCCACACTGATCATGTGCACGGCCAGGGGGGGGAAAACCCCCGTCTCTTCCAGCGTCCTGGCCACTGTCTTCCCTTCCCTGATCTGGTCGTGGACATGGCCGATCGCTCTGGAAACAGCCAGGTTATCGGAGATCTCCTTGACAAGATTGAGCGCCGACAGGACGGGAACGCCGCTTACCAGCAGGGTTGCAAGAGTTCTGGCGAAACGGGCCACTTCCACCTTCTTGATGATGTTGCCTACGATAACCCACTTCAGCTTGGAACGGTCCCAGCGGAATTTTCTTTCTTCGTCCTGTTTGTAAACCTTCATGCCGAAATAGATGAGCGCCAGGATTCCTGCCCCCACCCACCAATATTCCCGGATGGCCAGGGAAAGCGAAAGCATGATCTGAGTCGACAGGGGAATGGCCTGCCCCATGTCGGAAAAAATTGTGGAAAATCTTGGGATAACAAAGGTGACCAGGATGATGATGGAAAGGCCGCTGACCGCAGTCAGGATGAGAGGATAGATCATGACCGAGATCAGGTAGTCCCGAATCTCTTTAGCGCTTTGAAGATATTTGACCAGGCGGGAAAGGATGGCCTCTAAGAAGCCTCCTGATTCGCCGGCTTTTACCATATTGACGTAAAGCTTGGAAAAAATCCGAGGGTGATGCCCCAGCGCTTCGGCCAGAGAGTTTCCTCCTTCAATGCGGCCCAGGATATCCTGTACCACTCCTTTCAATCGGGCGTTTTCGGTCAAATCGCCCAGAATCTTCAGGCTCCGGTCAAGGGGCAGGCCGGCCGAAACCAGGGTGGAGAGTTCCTGGGTAAAAGTCAGCAAGTTCTTCATCCCGACGCGCTGGGGGAAAAAAGAAAACAATCGCAGAGGGGCCGCTTGTTCTTCTCTGGAGGCAATGCGAACGGGGATATAGCCCAGTTGGTGCAGGCTCTGGACGACCGCTTTCTCATCCTTTCCTTCAATGGAACCTTCCACGGTTTGTCCGCTGAGGGTGGTGGCTTTGTAAACATATTCAGCCATAACTTTTAGCTCTTAGATCTTTGTTTTTAACTTTCAGCTTTTCCCCTTGAACCTTTGAACCCTTGCCCCAGACCCCTTTTTTAAATGATTTCTTCTTCCTGGGACACCCGCAAAACTTCGGAAACTGTGGTTAATCCCTGCCTGACCTTCAGCCAACCATCTTCCCTTAAAGTTCTCATCCCGTTCTTCCGGGCCGCTTCTTTGATGATATTGGAATCTTTCTTCTCCAGGATGAACCTTTGGATATCCTCAGTCACCTTAAGGAATTCAAATATTCCCAGGCGACCCCAATACCCCATAGAGCCACATTTTTCACATCCCCGGACTTCATAAGCTTTCAATTCTTCCAGATGCTCGCCATTCATTTTCATTTCCTTCAGGATAGCTGCATCAGGAGTATAGGGCTCCCGGCAATGAGGACAAGCCGCGCGAACTAAACGTTGCGCCAATATTCCAATGATGGTTGAAGAAAGGAGATAATCTGCCATGCCCATGTCGATAAGGCGGGTAATGGCGCTGGCGGCGTCGTTGGTATGCAGAGTGCTCAGGACTAAATGCCCTGTTAGGGCCGAATGGATGGCAATTTCCGCGGTTTCGGCATCACGAATTTCGCCGATGAGGATCACATCCGGGTCTTGGCGCACGATGGAACGAAGGGCATTGGCAAAAGTAAGTCCAATCGACGGTTTAACCTGAATCTGATTCACCCCCCGCAATTGATATTCTACCGGATCCTCAACGGTAATAATCTTTTTCGTGGGGGAGTTGATCTTTTGTAAGGCACAATAGAGGGTGGTGGTTTTTCCGCTCCCCGTAGGGCCGGTGACCAGAATGATCCCGTGAGGATTCTGGATTATTTCTTGAAACCCCTTTAAGGTATCCTCCTGGAAACCCAGCTGCTCAACATCCAACACGATACTGCCTTTGTCTAAAATTCTCAGAACCATGGATTCCCCATGGATCGTGGGGACGGAAGAAACCCGGAAATCTATCTCTTTGCCTTTTACCCGCAGCATGATCCGGCCGTCCTGGGGAAGGCGCCTTTCCGCGATATTCAATTTGGCCATGATTTTGATCCGGGAAATGATAGCCGCCTGAAGGCGCTTGGGAGGGGCTTCTACATCAAGCAGAACCCCATCAATGCGGTAGCGGACCCGGAAATGATCTTCGTAAGGTTCAAAATGGATATCGCTGGCCCTCCTTTCGATGGCGTGGGTGATAATCAGATTGACCAGGCGAATCACCGGCCCTTCCGAGGCCATATCCCGCAGCTGGTCGACGTTTTCTTCATCTTCGGCTTGATACTCGGGAATGCGGTCGATATCCTCGATTATTTTTTCCATCGAGGTCGCCTCCGATCCGTAGGTCCGTTCAATCGCTTTTAAGATTTCATACTCTTGGCCCGCTAAAACATGAATTACATATTTTGTGGCCAGGCGGATGGCATCGAGAGTGTAAAAATCGAAAGGATTACGCATGATGACCGTCAGAATATTATCTTTCATTTTGGCGGGTAGAAACTTGGATTCTTTCATGAATTGAACGGAGAACTGGTCAAAAAGTACGGGTTCTTTGGGATAATCCTCCGCAGAAGCAAACGGAACCCCAAAAAATCCCTCCATCGCTGCCTGGAACCCTTCGACCGTGATGAGGCCTGGTTTGATAATATGTTCTTCTACAGAAAAGTCCGGCGGAGGATGTCCCAGAGGGAAAAGCTTTTCGTAATCTGCCTTTTTAAGGAATCCCTTTTCGATCAGGTAAGAAATAATGCGGTGGTTTATATCTTCCATCTCTTTTTCCGAGAAGCGCGATTGAGCCAACCTAAGAAACATTATATCTTAACTTGCCTTATAAGCAAAGATGAAACTCGGCTATTGGGCCTGCCCTGCTCACCTAACTTTTCCCTCTGCCGAATGCTATTTCTCAACTTGTTTTTTTCCCCCGAATTTGATATTTTTTCTTTCCTAACAGGGAAAGAGTTGGTGGTTATGAATGCGGTAAAAACGGGGAAAAAATTTTTTGGTTTAGATCGCAACATTTTTTCCTTGGGCTGGGTCAGTTTTTTTACCGACGTAAGCAGTGAAATGATCTATCCCCTTCTGCCGGTTTTTTTAACTGCGGTTCTGGGGGTGGGAACTACTTTTGTCGGGTTGGTAGAAGGGGCCGCCGAAGCTACGGCCTCTTTACTCAAGCTTTTTTCCGGCTGGCTTTCTGACCGTTTGGGAAAAAGAAAATTACTGATCCTCTTCGGTTATACCCTTTCTTCTTTCGTACGCCCCTTGGTGGCTGCGGCCACGGCGGGATGGCACGTTTTATTCATCCGTTTTTTGGACCGGGTAGGAAAAGGAATCCGTACTTCCCCCCGGGATGCCTTGATTGCAGATTTCACCCTTGATCGAGAACATGGGAAAGCTTTTGGGTTTCAGCGGGCTATGGACCACGCCGGAGCGGTTATCGGGCCTCTAATTGCTTTCCTCCTCCTTACCTTCATCACCCAAGAATACCGCACGGTCTTCTGGCTGGCTTTCATCCCGGGTATTTTAGCCCTTTTCATCCTTATTCGCGGGGTGAGCGAAAAAAAATCGAAGCCATCTACACCCGCTTCCTCGAAAATTCAGTTTTCCCTTCGCCCCTTTGATCAACGATTTAAGTTTTTCCTTCTGGTGATTGTCCTCTTCAGTCTGGGGAATTCCAGCGACGCCTTTTTAATTCTCAAAGCCAAAGATGCGGGCATACCCATCACCCTTCTCCCCATTCTTTGGATGGTCTTGCACCTGACCAAGTCCCTTTCGGCAACTCCGGGGGGAATTCTTTCCGACCGTCTGGGAAGAAAAGGAGTAATCATCTCCGGTTGGTTCCTTTATAGCGGGATATATTGGGCTTTCGCCTGGGCGAAAACGTCAGGAGCCATCTGGATTCTTTTCGCCGTTTATGGCCTTTTCTATGGACTCACTGAGGGAGGAGAACGCGCCTTGGTGGCCGACTTAGTTCCCTCTCGTCTGCGGGGAACGGCTTACGGACTCTATAACTTTGCGGTGGGTATTAGCACGCTTCCGGCAAGCGTTTTAATGGGATTTCTCTGGGAAAAGTTCAGCCCGCAAGTGGCTTTCAGCTTCGGAGCCACCCTCGCTTTGTTGTCGGCCTTCCTCCTCTGGATGGGGTTAGCCACCGGGGAAAAGAAGAGTAGGAATTAAAATTTGCGACCTATTAGCCATGGGGTTGGGTGTAGCGTGTAGGGTGTGGGAAATTGGCTATTTTTTCAATCTTTTCCATTTACACCCTACTCCCTACCCCCGGCACCCTTTTTAATGGATTTTATGAATCGGAAACACATTCTGTTTGATGAAATCCAGGATTCGGTCAATTTCCTTGTTGATCCGTTCCTTAATGATACCCGTAGTATACACAGTTTTGTCATAAAGGTCCCCTACTTCAATTTCAGGGCCGAACATCATCCCGCCAATAATGCCAACGTATTCATCGCGGGGTTCCAGGTCATTTAAAATCGCCCAGGCCAGAGTCCAACTCCGGGCTGTTTTGTATAAATCATACCCTCCCCCGCCCAGAGCCAAGATTCTGGGGGCACATTGCGCTAATGTTTTTACCGCCTGGCAATATCCGTTATTGGTCATGCTTAAGTGGGTTAGAGGGTCGGCAATATGGGTGTCCGCGCCCAATTCGGCAATGACCATGTCGGGGGCATAGGCGTCGAGGAGGGGAGGAACAATTTCTTCAAAGGCCCGAACAAAGGCTTCATCATCCGTTTTTTCGGGCAAAGGAACATTCACATTAAACCCTCTTCCTTTCCCTTCGCCGATCTCGTTTTCAAAACCGGACCCGGGATAGATTCCTCGCCCGGTTTCGTGAAAAGAAATCACCAGCACTCTATTGTCCCGGTAAAAGGCATCCTGGACTCCGTTGCCATGGTGGGCGTCGATATCCACGAACGCTACCCTCAACCCTTCTTTTAGAAGGTGGGTAATGGTCACCGCCACATCATTTACATAACAAAATCCCTCCGCATGGTTTCTGGCCGCGTGATGAAAACCACCCACCGGGTTGAAAGCAACCTGAACCTCGCCTGATGCCACCATTTTTGCGCCTAAATCGGTAGCCCCAGCAGTTAAAGCAGAAAAATCATAGACGCCGGAGAAAATCGGGTTGTCATCCGTGCCCAACTCATACTGAAGTATTTGGGGATCGAGAGTTAAAGAGTCCTCTTTCCGGCTCGAGGGCACATCCGGCCAAAGTTCCTTGGCCGTGGCTGAAGAATCAATCGCCTGGAGAGTTTTTAGGTAGGTTTCA
Encoded proteins:
- the gspG gene encoding type II secretion system major pseudopilin GspG, with the protein product MKGRKGRRPQGFTLMELLIVIIILGLMAAFVAPKFFGKVSEAKQKAAKTQIELFGTAFDVLRLDVGRYPTTEEGLKALREKPSGMENWKGPYLPKEIPNDPWKRPYIYKSPGEHGDYDLMAYGLDGAPGGEGENEDVVSWKDIGS
- a CDS encoding acetoin utilization protein AcuC — translated: MGRRSEKFASVFIYSDELANYEYSSTHPFKPIRAKLTLDLCRRYDLIERPWIRLIKPQPLNFEELAEFHDETYLKTLQAIDSSATAKELWPDVPSSRKEDSLTLDPQILQYELGTDDNPIFSGVYDFSALTAGATDLGAKMVASGEVQVAFNPVGGFHHAARNHAEGFCYVNDVAVTITHLLKEGLRVAFVDIDAHHGNGVQDAFYRDNRVLVISFHETGRGIYPGSGFENEIGEGKGRGFNVNVPLPEKTDDEAFVRAFEEIVPPLLDAYAPDMVIAELGADTHIADPLTHLSMTNNGYCQAVKTLAQCAPRILALGGGGYDLYKTARSWTLAWAILNDLEPRDEYVGIIGGMMFGPEIEVGDLYDKTVYTTGIIKERINKEIDRILDFIKQNVFPIHKIH
- the gspE gene encoding type II secretion system ATPase GspE, whose product is MEDINHRIISYLIEKGFLKKADYEKLFPLGHPPPDFSVEEHIIKPGLITVEGFQAAMEGFFGVPFASAEDYPKEPVLFDQFSVQFMKESKFLPAKMKDNILTVIMRNPFDFYTLDAIRLATKYVIHVLAGQEYEILKAIERTYGSEATSMEKIIEDIDRIPEYQAEDEENVDQLRDMASEGPVIRLVNLIITHAIERRASDIHFEPYEDHFRVRYRIDGVLLDVEAPPKRLQAAIISRIKIMAKLNIAERRLPQDGRIMLRVKGKEIDFRVSSVPTIHGESMVLRILDKGSIVLDVEQLGFQEDTLKGFQEIIQNPHGIILVTGPTGSGKTTTLYCALQKINSPTKKIITVEDPVEYQLRGVNQIQVKPSIGLTFANALRSIVRQDPDVILIGEIRDAETAEIAIHSALTGHLVLSTLHTNDAASAITRLIDMGMADYLLSSTIIGILAQRLVRAACPHCREPYTPDAAILKEMKMNGEHLEELKAYEVRGCEKCGSMGYWGRLGIFEFLKVTEDIQRFILEKKDSNIIKEAARKNGMRTLREDGWLKVRQGLTTVSEVLRVSQEEEII
- a CDS encoding GspH/FimT family pseudopilin translates to MKSRGFTLIEMVVVLVLISLSISLVAPSLSRIAKTVELRATVKKISAILRYYRSEAVQTGQTQQVLFNPDLREVRIQAIDINGPEGEKEKREELAPIKKFILPEGIQMKELNIPASQQSADFPTIEFYPNGGSNGGSLLLDRQDHKGYRIKVNFLTGMVAVGGA
- a CDS encoding type II secretion system F family protein, encoding MAEYVYKATTLSGQTVEGSIEGKDEKAVVQSLHQLGYIPVRIASREEQAAPLRLFSFFPQRVGMKNLLTFTQELSTLVSAGLPLDRSLKILGDLTENARLKGVVQDILGRIEGGNSLAEALGHHPRIFSKLYVNMVKAGESGGFLEAILSRLVKYLQSAKEIRDYLISVMIYPLILTAVSGLSIIILVTFVIPRFSTIFSDMGQAIPLSTQIMLSLSLAIREYWWVGAGILALIYFGMKVYKQDEERKFRWDRSKLKWVIVGNIIKKVEVARFARTLATLLVSGVPVLSALNLVKEISDNLAVSRAIGHVHDQIREGKTVARTLEETGVFPPLAVHMISVGEETGRIEEMLNKVAETYEENVQTTVKRLVSLLEPLLILVMGGVVGFIVISMLLAIFSINEIPF
- a CDS encoding type II secretion system protein, whose product is MPRMSDRGFTLIEVVVALAILGVGLIVIIELFSGGLRLGRTSGEYTQAIGYARLKMEDLALARQVTEGIEEGEFDKNFRWQLEVKKVDVLPLEEAADFKLPIELYRIKMNVFWKSGSQERSAVIELLKVMKLPDHEAKI
- a CDS encoding MFS transporter; its protein translation is MNAVKTGKKFFGLDRNIFSLGWVSFFTDVSSEMIYPLLPVFLTAVLGVGTTFVGLVEGAAEATASLLKLFSGWLSDRLGKRKLLILFGYTLSSFVRPLVAAATAGWHVLFIRFLDRVGKGIRTSPRDALIADFTLDREHGKAFGFQRAMDHAGAVIGPLIAFLLLTFITQEYRTVFWLAFIPGILALFILIRGVSEKKSKPSTPASSKIQFSLRPFDQRFKFFLLVIVLFSLGNSSDAFLILKAKDAGIPITLLPILWMVLHLTKSLSATPGGILSDRLGRKGVIISGWFLYSGIYWAFAWAKTSGAIWILFAVYGLFYGLTEGGERALVADLVPSRLRGTAYGLYNFAVGISTLPASVLMGFLWEKFSPQVAFSFGATLALLSAFLLWMGLATGEKKSRN
- a CDS encoding type II secretion system protein GspJ — encoded protein: MKPRFEVSSCEAKAWGFTLVEVMITLTILGFILLMIFGVFRLGLSAWEKGENLKEDYQQVRIISQLISRQIKSIVPYKIKTRKAEGDYLAFEGKARSVKFVSALPLKFSQPQGFVYAIYDFQKNGKENGALVLYEQRVLNRDFMSESPKEESGVPLIEHLAEVRFEYYREEDPQKNQAAEWVEEWNAQEKRELPRAIRITLVSKKGEKAEEGTSFTLLASLPSHRYEEMRTGPMRRIIPSRPAG
- a CDS encoding type II secretion system protein GspK yields the protein MVLWIIAILSVIAFEFSYAMRTEVKIVKNFQEELQLYALAEGGVERAIAELVYKHDPRVQNKRRILKSKDFPPEKKDWVTDGRGYPLTFDLGVCEVRVRGEAGKININLVSGMLLRKIITNLGVEGEAGDIVVDSLLDWRDPDDLYRLNGAENDYYQSLPEPYECKNGNLDSIEELLLVRGVTPELFYGKKGTWPGEGGKEKGNRIGLKDIFSIYALGEQVDINSATLPVLRFALGIPSEIARGIIQAREEKVFENQQDLLQRVPELGPFLGEIGRFILFQSTNPFYTIEAQAQSKNGKSVRGLKAIVKIDPREKEGYKIIQWVDAFVS